A window of the Tiliqua scincoides isolate rTilSci1 chromosome 5, rTilSci1.hap2, whole genome shotgun sequence genome harbors these coding sequences:
- the LOC136653864 gene encoding olfactory receptor 4N2-like codes for MLQRNQTVMKEFVLLGLSQAREVQLFLFILFFVFYSLILPGNILIIMTIRSDPRMSSPMYFFLANLAFLDICYCSVTPPKMLADFFSSHKTISYKGCIVQIFFLHLLGGSEVILIIAMAIDRYVAICHPLRYASLITRAVCWTLVLASWGVGFVHSIIQIIFIVPLPFCGPNELDNFFCDITQIVKLACNDTYALEFFMFFNSGLSSVMCFILLLISYGALLVKVKMGSSEGKRKAASTCITHIIIIFIMFGPAIYIYCRPFLEFSLDKVVAVFHTVVFPLMNPMIYTLRNKEIIQAIRRLLGKHRFWVP; via the coding sequence ATGCTGCAAAGGAATCAGACCGTCATGAAAGAGTTTGTACTGCTGGGTCTTTCCCAGGCAAGAGAAGTTCAGCTCTTTCTCTTTATCCTCTTCTTTGTCTTCTACTCACTGATCCTGCCAGGGAACATCCTCATCATCATGACCATCCGAAGCGACCCCCGAATGAGctcccccatgtacttcttcttggCCAATCTGGCCTTCCTGGACATCTGCTACTGCTCCGTCACCCCACCCAAGATGCTTGCTGATTTCTTCTCCAGTCACAAAACAATCTCCTACAAAGGCTGTATAGTCCAgatcttcttccttcacttgctgGGGGGATCTGAGGTCATCCTTATCATTGCTATGGCCATTGACCGCTATGTAGCCATTTGTCACCCATTGCGCTATGCCAGTCTTATCACCAGAGCAGTCTGTTGGACTCTGGTCTTGGCCTCTTGGGGTGTAGGCTTCGTGCACTCTATTATCCAGATCATCTTTATTGTCCCACTCCCTTTCTGTGGACCCAACGAGttggacaatttcttctgtgacatcacccAGATTGTCAAGTTGGCTTGCAATGACACTTATGCTCTGGAATTCTTCATGTTCTTCAACAGTGGCCTGTCCAGTGTGATGTGTTTCATCCTCCTGCTCATCTCCTATGGAGCCCTGCTGGTCAAGGTGAAGATGGGCTCCtctgaagggaagagaaaagctgCTTCCACTTGCATCacccacatcatcatcatcttcatcatgttTGGTCCCGCCATCTACATCTACTGCCGACCTTTCTTAGAATTCTCCCTTGACAAAGTTGTGGCGGTTTTTCACACTGTGGTCTTCCCTCTGATGAACCCCATGATCTACACACTGAGGAACAAAGAGATCATACAAGCCATTAGGAGGTTATTGGGCAAGCACAGATTTTGGGTGCCATAA